In a single window of the Streptomyces sp. CGMCC 4.7035 genome:
- the aroC gene encoding chorismate synthase: MSRLRWLTAGESHGPALVATLEGLPAGVPITTEMVADHLARRRLGYGRGARMKFERDEVTFLGGVRHGLTLGSPVAIMVGNTEWPKWEQVMAADPVDPEVLAGLARNAPLTRPRPGHADLAGMQKYGFDEARPILERASARETAARVALGAVARSYLKETTGIEIVSHVVELAAAKAPKGVYPTPADVEKLDADPVRCLDADASKAMVAEIDQAHKDGDTLGGVVEILAYGVPVGLGSHVHWDRKLDARLAGALMGIQAIKGVEIGDGFELARVPGSKAHDEIVNTPEGIKRASGRSGGTEGGLTTGELLRVRAAMKPIATVPRALQTVDVTTGEAAQAHHQRSDVSAVPAAGIVAEAMVALVLADAVAEKFGGDSVAETRRNVQSYLDNLAIR, from the coding sequence TTGAGCAGGTTGCGCTGGCTGACCGCGGGGGAGTCGCACGGACCCGCACTCGTCGCGACGCTGGAGGGACTTCCCGCCGGCGTGCCGATCACCACGGAGATGGTGGCGGACCACCTGGCGAGGCGGCGGCTGGGCTATGGGCGCGGTGCCCGCATGAAGTTCGAGCGCGACGAGGTCACCTTCCTCGGCGGTGTCCGGCACGGTCTCACCCTCGGCTCCCCGGTGGCCATCATGGTCGGCAACACCGAGTGGCCCAAGTGGGAGCAGGTGATGGCGGCCGACCCGGTGGACCCGGAGGTCCTGGCGGGGCTGGCCCGCAACGCGCCGCTGACCCGGCCGCGGCCCGGGCACGCGGACCTCGCGGGCATGCAGAAGTACGGCTTCGACGAGGCGCGGCCGATCCTGGAGCGTGCCTCGGCCCGTGAGACGGCGGCCCGGGTGGCGCTGGGCGCGGTGGCCCGGTCGTACCTGAAGGAGACGACCGGCATCGAGATCGTCAGCCACGTCGTCGAGCTGGCCGCGGCGAAGGCGCCCAAGGGCGTGTACCCGACGCCGGCCGACGTCGAGAAGCTGGACGCGGACCCGGTGCGCTGCCTGGACGCGGACGCGTCGAAGGCGATGGTCGCCGAGATCGACCAGGCCCACAAGGACGGCGACACCCTCGGTGGCGTGGTCGAGATCTTGGCGTACGGCGTCCCGGTGGGTCTGGGCTCGCATGTGCACTGGGATCGCAAGCTGGACGCCCGGCTCGCCGGTGCCCTGATGGGTATCCAGGCGATCAAGGGCGTCGAGATCGGCGACGGCTTCGAGCTGGCCCGCGTCCCCGGCTCGAAGGCGCACGACGAGATCGTGAACACGCCCGAGGGCATCAAACGGGCCTCCGGCCGCTCCGGCGGCACCGAAGGCGGCCTCACCACCGGTGAGCTGCTGCGGGTCCGCGCCGCGATGAAGCCGATCGCGACGGTGCCGCGCGCCCTGCAGACCGTGGACGTCACCACCGGTGAGGCCGCGCAAGCCCACCACCAGCGCTCCGACGTCTCCGCGGTCCCGGCTGCCGGTATCGTCGCCGAGGCCATGGTGGCCCTCGTCCTCGCGGACGCGGTGGCGGAGAAGTTCGGCGGCGACTCGGTGGCCGAGACCCGCCGCAATGTGCAGTCGTACCTCGACAACCTGGCCATCCGATGA
- a CDS encoding shikimate dehydrogenase — MTVREGEARRAAVLGSPIAHSLSPVLHRAAYEELGLADWTYDRFEVDEAALPGFIEKLGPEWAGLSLTMPLKRAVIPLLDEISDTAASVEAVNTVVFTEDGRRLGDNTDIPGMVEALREHGIDRVESAAILGAGATASSALAALSRICEGEVVVYVRSAARAAEMREWGKRLDVEVRTEDWDDAAQALRAPLVIATTPAGTTDALTSAVPERPATLFDVLYEPWPTNLAARWSAYGGAVVSGLDLLVHQAVLQVEQMTGHAPAPLAAMRAAGERGLTRA; from the coding sequence ATGACAGTGCGGGAAGGTGAGGCGCGGCGCGCCGCAGTCCTCGGCTCGCCGATCGCCCACTCCCTCTCCCCGGTGCTGCACCGCGCCGCTTACGAGGAACTGGGTCTGGCCGACTGGACGTACGACCGGTTCGAGGTCGACGAGGCGGCGCTGCCCGGATTCATCGAGAAGCTCGGGCCGGAGTGGGCCGGGCTCTCGCTGACCATGCCGCTCAAGCGCGCGGTGATCCCGCTGCTCGACGAGATCAGCGACACCGCGGCCTCCGTCGAGGCGGTCAACACGGTCGTGTTCACCGAGGACGGGCGGCGCCTCGGCGACAACACCGATATCCCGGGCATGGTCGAGGCGCTCCGCGAGCACGGGATCGACCGTGTCGAATCCGCGGCCATCCTCGGTGCGGGAGCCACCGCCTCGTCCGCGCTGGCCGCGCTGTCGCGGATCTGCGAGGGCGAGGTCGTCGTCTACGTCCGCAGCGCGGCGCGTGCGGCAGAGATGAGGGAGTGGGGTAAGCGGCTGGATGTCGAGGTGCGCACCGAGGACTGGGACGACGCCGCACAGGCTTTGCGCGCTCCACTGGTGATCGCCACGACCCCCGCAGGCACCACGGATGCCCTCACGTCCGCCGTCCCCGAGCGGCCGGCCACGCTCTTCGACGTCCTGTACGAGCCGTGGCCCACGAATCTCGCGGCCCGCTGGTCGGCGTACGGGGGAGCGGTCGTCAGCGGCCTCGATCTGCTGGTGCACCAGGCGGTGCTCCAGGTCGAGCAGATGACCGGGCATGCGCCGGCGCCGCTGGCGGCGATGCGGGCGGCGGGTGAACGGGGTCTCACGCGCGCGTGA
- the mltG gene encoding endolytic transglycosylase MltG, whose protein sequence is MTEYGRGPGSAPWHPEDPLYGDSGWAGQQADAAQSPYGGQPQHHPQQPEQQHYGEWADGRQAAYDQSQQGYQQYPDQGHQDYQQHSGQGQQQYQQQGQQQYPQQGQQQGQQQYPQQGQQQGQQQYPQQGQQPGQQQYQQQGQQYSGQMQQQYGNGGWDGGGQGQAPYPADPADPYGAQAGAYGGEQPDFYQTPDAYPPPEPPNRRRAEPEPETDWDPGPDQGEHAFFADGDDDEDDVDEPGDRRGREERKGRGGKEKGGGKERKRRNGCACLVVVLVLGGGVGGVGYYGYEFYQNRFGAAPDYAGDGTGEQITVTIPKGSFGSDIGLLLKKAGVVKSVDAFVAAQEANPNGKSIQAGTYTLNKQMSAAAAVELMLSPKSKNNLIIAEGWRNAKIYAAIDDRLKLKAGTTQDIAKKEWKTFGLPDWANTNKDIKDPLEGFLYPSSYPVAKSMKPADVLKQMVDMAKQKYAQFGIQAKAKSLNLQNPLQLLTVASLVQAEGKTHDDYRKMAEVIYNRLKPTNTETYQLLQFDSTFNYLKGQSKIHIGLSEINRNQDPYNTYTHKGLPPGPIDNPGESALEAALKPTSEGWIYFVATDGMEKTEFAKTHAEFQKLRDKFNDSAGR, encoded by the coding sequence ATGACTGAGTATGGCCGGGGCCCAGGCTCCGCACCGTGGCATCCGGAGGACCCGTTGTACGGGGACAGCGGATGGGCAGGACAGCAGGCCGACGCGGCCCAGTCCCCTTACGGCGGCCAGCCGCAGCACCACCCGCAGCAGCCGGAGCAGCAGCACTACGGTGAGTGGGCGGACGGCCGGCAGGCCGCATACGACCAGAGCCAGCAGGGCTATCAGCAGTACCCGGACCAGGGTCACCAGGACTACCAGCAGCACTCGGGCCAGGGGCAGCAGCAGTATCAGCAGCAAGGTCAGCAGCAGTACCCGCAGCAAGGTCAGCAGCAAGGTCAGCAGCAGTACCCGCAGCAAGGTCAGCAGCAAGGTCAGCAGCAGTACCCGCAGCAAGGTCAGCAGCCGGGACAGCAGCAGTACCAGCAGCAGGGGCAGCAGTACTCCGGGCAGATGCAGCAGCAGTACGGCAACGGCGGCTGGGACGGCGGCGGGCAGGGCCAGGCTCCGTACCCCGCCGACCCGGCTGACCCGTACGGTGCCCAGGCCGGTGCGTACGGCGGGGAGCAGCCCGACTTCTACCAGACGCCCGACGCCTATCCGCCGCCCGAACCACCGAACCGGCGGCGTGCCGAGCCGGAGCCCGAGACCGACTGGGACCCCGGCCCCGACCAGGGCGAACACGCGTTTTTCGCGGACGGCGACGATGACGAAGACGACGTCGATGAGCCCGGCGACCGCCGTGGCCGCGAGGAGCGCAAGGGGCGCGGCGGCAAGGAGAAGGGCGGCGGCAAGGAGAGGAAGCGCCGCAACGGCTGCGCCTGCCTGGTGGTCGTCCTGGTCCTCGGCGGCGGCGTCGGCGGAGTCGGATACTACGGGTACGAGTTCTACCAAAATCGTTTCGGCGCGGCGCCTGACTACGCGGGTGACGGGACGGGCGAGCAGATCACTGTCACCATTCCTAAGGGTTCTTTTGGCTCCGACATCGGGCTGCTGCTGAAAAAGGCCGGTGTCGTCAAGAGTGTCGACGCGTTCGTCGCGGCGCAGGAGGCGAACCCCAACGGCAAGTCCATCCAGGCCGGCACGTACACGCTGAACAAGCAGATGTCCGCGGCCGCCGCCGTCGAGTTGATGCTCAGCCCGAAGAGCAAGAACAACCTGATCATCGCCGAGGGCTGGCGCAACGCCAAGATCTATGCGGCGATCGACGACCGTCTGAAGCTCAAGGCGGGCACCACTCAGGACATCGCCAAGAAGGAGTGGAAGACCTTCGGGCTTCCCGACTGGGCCAACACCAACAAGGACATCAAGGACCCGCTGGAAGGGTTCCTCTACCCGTCCAGCTATCCGGTCGCCAAGAGCATGAAGCCCGCGGACGTCCTCAAGCAAATGGTCGACATGGCCAAGCAGAAGTACGCCCAGTTCGGCATCCAGGCCAAGGCCAAGAGCCTCAACCTGCAGAATCCTCTGCAGCTCCTGACGGTCGCGAGCCTTGTCCAGGCGGAGGGAAAGACGCACGACGACTACCGCAAGATGGCGGAGGTGATCTACAACCGCCTCAAGCCGACCAACACGGAGACGTACCAGCTGCTCCAGTTCGACTCGACCTTCAATTACCTGAAGGGCCAGAGTAAGATCCACATCGGCTTGTCCGAGATCAACAGAAATCAGGACCCGTACAACACCTACACTCATAAGGGTCTCCCGCCGGGGCCGATCGACAATCCGGGCGAGAGTGCGCTGGAGGCGGCGCTCAAGCCCACCAGCGAGGGCTGGATCTATTTCGTGGCGACCGACGGCATGGAAAAGACGGAATTCGCGAAGACCCACGCGGAATTCCAGAAGCTCAGGGACAAATTCAATGACAGTGCGGGAAGGTGA
- the ruvX gene encoding Holliday junction resolvase RuvX, with amino-acid sequence MRRGRRLAIDVGDARIGVASCDPDGILATPVETVPGRDIPAAQRRLKQLVEEYEPIEVVVGLPRSLKGGEGPAAVKVRGFAQELARMIAPVPVRLVDERMTTVTASQGLRASGVKTKKGRSVIDQAAAVIILQQALESERVSGKSPGEGVEVVI; translated from the coding sequence ATGAGAAGAGGACGCCGACTCGCGATCGACGTCGGTGACGCCCGTATCGGGGTCGCCTCGTGCGACCCCGACGGGATCCTCGCCACCCCGGTCGAGACGGTCCCGGGGCGGGACATTCCGGCAGCTCAGCGCCGGTTGAAGCAACTCGTCGAGGAGTACGAGCCGATCGAGGTCGTTGTCGGACTCCCTCGCTCCCTCAAGGGGGGCGAGGGTCCGGCGGCGGTCAAGGTCCGCGGCTTCGCCCAGGAACTGGCCCGCATGATCGCGCCGGTTCCGGTCAGGCTCGTCGACGAGCGGATGACCACGGTGACGGCCAGTCAGGGGCTGCGCGCTTCGGGCGTGAAGACGAAGAAGGGCCGGTCCGTCATCGACCAGGCGGCCGCCGTGATCATCCTGCAGCAGGCGCTGGAATCCGAACGAGTGTCAGGGAAATCTCCCGGCGAGGGCGTCGAAGTGGTCATCTGA